Part of the Candidatus Reconcilbacillus cellulovorans genome is shown below.
CAGGAGCGGCTACTACGCCTGGGCGCATCGCCCGGAAAGCCCGCGGCGAAAGCGGCACGCGCAGCTGACCCAGGAAGTCGCCCGGGTGTTTTGGCAGTCACGCCGGCTCTACGGCAGCCCAAAGATCACGGAAGCGCTGCGTCGCCAGGGCATTCGGGTCTCGAGCAAAACGGTCGCCCGCATCATGAAGAAGCAAGGATTCCAGTCGCGCACCGTTCGCAAATATAAAGCGACGACGAATGCTCAACATACTTTGCCGGTTCACGAGAACGTGCTGAACCAGCAATTTACGGCCGACGCTCCCCATCAGGTCTGGATGGCGGATATCACGTACATCGGGACCGACGAAGGCTGGCTGTATCTGGCCAGCATCCTGGACCTGTGTACGCGCAAGGTTGTCGGCTGGCACGTCGACGAGCGGATGACGAAAGAGCTGGCGATTCAGGCACTGGAGAAAGCGGTTCAGCGAGAGCGGCCGAGGGGCGAAGTACTGCACCATTCGGACCGAGGCAGCCAATATGCTTCGCACGAGTATCAAAAGCGCCTGCTCGCGTACGGGATGAAAAGCAGCATGAGTCGCAAAGGCAACTGCTACGATAACGCATGTGTCGAATCGTTTCACAGCCTCTTGAAGAAAGAGCTGGTGTATCAAGAGAAATTCAGGACACGCGAAGAAGCGAAACGCAAGCTGTTTGAATACATCGAGATTTTCTACAATCGCCAGCGGTTACATTCGGCGCTGGGATATCAGACACCAGTGGAATACGAACATACGTTTGCGAAGCTCGCATAGTTTTTCTCGATTTGATGTGTCTACTCTCTTGACAGAGGTCCACAAAAGACGGACCCACTTGTTTCGCAAAGGCGAAAACACGAGCAGGTACAAGGCAAACAGCCCGAACGTGGCCGCCGGATAAAGAAACGGATAAAAATGGCCGATGATCAGACCGACAAGGAAGACAGCAGGTATGCCCAAGATATACAGTAACTGTTTCAATGCGATCACCCAAGGATTGATTTGAACAACAGCGTAATGTACGTTTCAATCCATGCGGCGGCGACAAGAAAGACGACGATGGTCATCAGGGACAGGCCGGTGTCTTTGATGCCGCACACGAAAACGTCCCTGGCCGGACGAACCATCGCCCGAAAAAGGATGTCAAGGCTCTTGAGCCCGACGGCACCGCTCATGATCAAGGCAGGAATTTCAAAGATGCCGTGCGGAGCCAACAACAGCACGATGCGGAACGGTTCCATACCTGTCGCCAGCTGTTCGGCAATGGAAGTGCCGAGCACAAAACCGTTCAGAAACAAATACAGAAAGGCCATCCATCCGAACGTGATAAATCCCGAAGCGATCAACAGGCAACCAGCAGCATCCAACGGTTGCGGTCAAGAAGTCCGATGAACATAGGCATCTTCGATGATTTCGGTGAGCTCCGCCAGCGTGTGCATCCGGGGGTAAACCGTGCGATCAATCCGGCCTTGATGCAAAATTCCGATTTCATGGCACAGCGCATGCGCCAGTTCGATCAGATGCGTGGAAAAAATGACGAGATTGCCCTGTTCCGCGTAACCGGCCAGCAATTGTCGAATCACTCTCCCGTTGATGAGATCAATGCCGGTTAACGGTTCGTCCAGGATCAACACCTTGGGCCGATGCATGATGGCCGCCAGGATGGACAACGTTTGCTTCATCCCGTGAGAATACGTTTTGATCAGGTTACCGCCCGCCGGTTTCAGTCCGGTCTTTTGCATGTTTTCTTCAATAAAATCCCGGGCTTCGCTCTTTTTTATGCCGAACATCTCGGCCACAAACCGCAAGTATTCCTCCCCCGTCAAATAGTCGTACAGATTGACGTGGTCCGGCACGAAACCGACCTTGTCGTAAAGGGTGTTGCGGCGAAAATCCAATTCCTCGCCGCATATGAAGATTTGGCCCGAAGTCGGCGGCAACAGGCCGGCCAGCATTTTCAGAAGCGTGGTTTTTCCGGCCCC
Proteins encoded:
- a CDS encoding ABC transporter ATP-binding protein — protein: MIRISNLNKQYDKKTVIQNLNAQIEGGRIYGLLGTNGAGKTTLLKMLAGLLPPTSGQIFICGEELDFRRNTLYDKVGFVPDHVNLYDYLTGEEYLRFVAEMFGIKKSEARDFIEENMQKTGLKPAGGNLIKTYSHGMKQTLSILAAIMHRPKVLILDEPLTGIDLINGRVIRQLLAGYAEQGNLVIFSTHLIELAHALCHEIGILHQGRIDRTVYPRMHTLAELTEIIEDAYVHRTS
- a CDS encoding integrase, which encodes MTQEVARVFWQSRRLYGSPKITEALRRQGIRVSSKTVARIMKKQGFQSRTVRKYKATTNAQHTLPVHENVLNQQFTADAPHQVWMADITYIGTDEGWLYLASILDLCTRKVVGWHVDERMTKELAIQALEKAVQRERPRGEVLHHSDRGSQYASHEYQKRLLAYGMKSSMSRKGNCYDNACVESFHSLLKKELVYQEKFRTREEAKRKLFEYIEIFYNRQRLHSALGYQTPVEYEHTFAKLA